From the Scylla paramamosain isolate STU-SP2022 chromosome 15, ASM3559412v1, whole genome shotgun sequence genome, one window contains:
- the LOC135107285 gene encoding GPALPP motifs-containing protein 1-like, with amino-acid sequence MGDSDSDGEAYGPQLPSTAAQLSSKNGKKEEEDSCTPSLPPHMKTSGGSSTTTHDLQDGHSGMQEPNNSESEEESGEYCPPLPPHMQQGSSNNSESEDEGEEYCPALPPHMLQGGSKTSPQSRQRRPMVGPMLPKGFAPPTEDPSMKEDEEEESEEKEEETGPVIGPLPPVDKVNPEEYRAWELEERARKMREKLEGRNVDSNKPLARESWMTELPDDKPNFCGLGPRQFLRKTPTERGDRSCWTDTPTDKARKAKEQEQHQMEESTPEEVATKQRDKDLTEKVDEYNKNKRAKPLVELHRKELKRKQKSEGPKDRRPFSREEDLNVNKFDDAQRESVLKKARQLNDRFSSGKAKFL; translated from the exons atggcaagaaagaggaggaagattcttgtacaccttcccttcctccacacatGAAGACAAGTGGAGGATCAAGTACCACAACACATGACCTTCAGGATGGTCACAGCGGAATGCAAGAACCCAACAACAGTGAatcagaggaggaaagtggggaGTACTGCCCTCCCCTACCACCTCACATGCAGCAGGGGAGCAGTAATAACAGTGAAtcagaggatgaaggtgaggagtactgccctgccctgccaccTCATATGCTGCAGGGGGGAAGTAAGACCTCTCCTCAGTCTCGACAGAGAAGACCCATGGTGGGACCCATGTTGCCCAAAGGCTTTGCTCCACCCACAGAGGACCCATCcatgaaagaagatgaagaagaggaaagtgaagagaaagaagaggagacaggcCCAGTGATAGGTCCTCTGCCTCCTGTTGACAAGGTGAACCCAGAAGAGTACAGGGCATGGGAGTTAGAAGAACGTGCCAGGAAGATGCGGGAGAAATTGGAAGGCCGTAATGTG GATTCCAACAAGCCTCTTGCCCGGGAAAGTTGGATGACCGAGCTTCCAGATGACAAACCAAATTTCTGTGGTTTGGGACCAAGGCAGTTCCTCCGCAAGACCCCAACTGAGAGAGGGGACCGCTCTTGTTGGACGGACACACCTACTGATAAAGCTAGGAAGGCaaaa gagcaggagcagcaccAGATGGAGGAGAGCACTCCAGAGGAAGTGGCTACCAAGCAGAGGGATAAAGACCTGACAGAGAAAGTGGATGaatacaacaagaacaagagagcCAAACCCCTTGTAGAGCTACATAGAAAGGAACTTAAG AGGAAGCAGAAATCTGAGGGGCCTAAAGACCGTCGGCCCTTCAGTCGTGAGGAGGATCTCAATGTCAACAAATTTGATGATGCCCAAAGAGAAAGTGTCTTGAAGAAGGCACGGCAGCTCAATGATAGGTTTTCTTCAGGGAAGGCTAAGTTCCTGTGA